A single region of the Agromyces sp. Leaf222 genome encodes:
- a CDS encoding extracellular solute-binding protein, with amino-acid sequence MRKLGIVALGAAAALTLAGCSTGGGESTSADGGEITVWVVGSDTPKDARAYLKDTFESENDGWTLTVEEKTWADVSDTYAAALQSNDSPDVVEVGNTQTASFADQGLFLPLEDFATDDYLPGLVESATYDGDLYAAPYYAGGRIVFYSEQILGDTAIPTTLDEYVATGKERKTDTLSGIWAPGRDWYNALPYVWSHGGFIAEQDGDTWKAGFSSEGGIEGLTQLQDVYVNASNAAKDGDETDPQVPFCAGEDLFLSAPAWVQWSITAPADAEAPGCPDTYGADLKAFALPGAEAGETAPIFAGGSNVAVATKSANPEQARAALDIMASAGYQDLLAAGGLTPGLTASAANLPDTEIAKAQAVALENSKVTPTTPKWAEVEAAQIIQEALVKIAQGGDVKSIATDLDAQIEEILNS; translated from the coding sequence ATGAGGAAACTCGGCATTGTGGCGCTCGGCGCCGCTGCTGCCCTGACCCTCGCCGGTTGCAGCACCGGTGGCGGCGAGTCGACGTCGGCTGACGGCGGCGAGATCACCGTCTGGGTCGTCGGCTCCGACACGCCCAAGGATGCGCGCGCGTACCTGAAGGACACCTTCGAGTCCGAGAACGACGGCTGGACCCTCACGGTCGAGGAGAAGACCTGGGCCGACGTCAGCGACACCTACGCTGCCGCGCTCCAGTCGAACGACTCGCCCGACGTCGTCGAGGTCGGAAACACCCAGACCGCGAGCTTCGCGGACCAGGGCCTGTTCCTCCCCCTCGAGGACTTCGCGACCGACGACTACCTCCCGGGTCTCGTCGAGTCGGCGACCTACGACGGCGACCTCTACGCCGCTCCGTACTACGCCGGCGGCCGCATCGTCTTCTACAGCGAGCAGATCCTCGGCGACACCGCGATCCCCACGACGCTCGACGAGTACGTGGCGACCGGCAAGGAGCGCAAGACCGACACCCTCTCGGGCATCTGGGCTCCGGGTCGCGACTGGTACAACGCGCTGCCCTACGTCTGGTCGCACGGCGGCTTCATCGCCGAGCAGGACGGCGACACCTGGAAGGCCGGCTTCTCGAGCGAAGGCGGCATCGAGGGCCTGACCCAGCTGCAGGACGTCTACGTCAACGCCTCGAACGCGGCCAAGGACGGCGACGAGACCGACCCGCAGGTTCCGTTCTGCGCCGGTGAGGACCTCTTCCTCTCCGCTCCGGCATGGGTGCAGTGGTCGATCACGGCTCCGGCCGACGCCGAGGCCCCGGGTTGCCCCGACACCTACGGCGCCGACCTCAAGGCCTTCGCCCTCCCGGGTGCCGAGGCCGGCGAGACCGCCCCGATCTTCGCCGGTGGCTCGAACGTCGCCGTCGCGACGAAGAGCGCCAACCCCGAGCAGGCTCGCGCCGCGCTCGACATCATGGCGAGCGCCGGCTACCAGGACCTCCTGGCCGCCGGTGGCCTGACGCCGGGCCTCACCGCCTCGGCGGCGAACCTGCCCGACACCGAGATCGCGAAGGCCCAGGCCGTCGCGCTCGAGAACTCGAAGGTCACCCCGACCACGCCCAAGTGGGCCGAGGTCGAGGCTGCGCAGATCATCCAGGAGGCGCTCGTCAAGATCGCCCAGGGTGGCGACGTGAAGTCGATCGCGACCGACCTCGACGCG